From the genome of Gloeocapsopsis sp. IPPAS B-1203:
AAATAAGTTCTCCTCTGCTTCCTCTGCTTCTATCTTCCTACAAATACTTGTTCGGCTGTTAACATCAATTCAGGAAATGTAGCAGAAAGAATTCTTTCTGAACCGCGAAATTGCCAAACTTGGTATTCACCCTCACTTAACTGATAAACAGAAATAGTCGGGAGTTTAGGAGTACCAATATAACGCGAAGCCCCTAAAGCTAGATAATCTACAATCCAGTATTCAGGGATACCTAGCGCTTCGTAGTCTGCGAGTTTTTTTAAATAATCATCGCGCCAATTAGTGCTGACAATTTCAACAACCAGTAATGGTGGCGGTTCCGTGAGGGCGATCGCCGCAGATCTTGTTTTCATTTGCCATTGTTCGGCTGTAACTACACAGACATCAGGAATTCGGGCAATTTTGCCTTCAACTGGCGGGATTTGAATGGCGATTGTGCCTTGTTTGGATAATGCTAGTGATCGCTGTTTGATATATTCTCTATAAGTGTCATTGAGATCCGCAATATCGGCGTGTTGACCAGTAGGTTGCGCCATCGCCACCAGTTCCCCATAGATTAATTCATAGGAAGTATCTGTCCCGTTTTCATATGCTAAATATTCTGCAAACGAGAAGTTTCTATGTAAAGCTTGAATCACAGTGTTAATATCATTCTTGCTAATAAAACTAACACTTGAAAAAAGCTGATTCGGTTTTTCTGAGTCCACGGAGGTGGACTTAGTTTTTAAGCTGCGACTTTAGTCGCCAAGCGTTTGTCAACTTTACGTCTACTTAAATGGGAAGAATCGCCATTGAAACCCACCGTTTGATTTTGCGCGAACTCACGCTAGACGACGTGGAAGATTTGGCACAAATCTATGCCGATCCTGTAGTGATGAAATATTACCCTAAACCAATCACCAGGGAAGAAACAAAATACCAGATCGCAAGAATGATCAATGGCTATCAGCAAAGAGGTTGGGGTTTGTGGGCGACAATTCACAAAGCTGATAACAAATTTATTGGACGCTGCGGGTTAATACCGCAAATTGTAGATGGATGTCCTGAAGTTGAAATTGGCTATATGCTAGCAAAAGAATATTGGGGACAAGGTTTAGCAACAGAAGCCGCCTGTGCAACTCGCGATTATGGTTTTAAGATTGGGTGCGATTGCGCGAAGCGCAGCGCCATAGGCGATCGCCTCATCTCCCTAATCGCCCCAGGTAACATTGCATCACAAAAAGTTGCGATAAAAACAGGATTGTACTACGAAAAAGACACTATTTTTCTGCGTAGAACTGTGCAGGTTTATGCGATCGCCTTAAGTTAGTCTGACTCTTTTGAAGAAAATCTAAGCTCAGCTAAATCAACTATATCGATGCAGCATCGTGCAAATGATGTTCGATGTTCCGCAGATTAGGCAACGTGTAACCAATAATTCCAATTAGGTATTGAGCCAAGATACGTGTAAAAACCTGTAAGATGGTCTGGAAACCGTTGATATACTTAGGTTTCAAAGATTGCGGATCGCCCATCTTTACTCGCTGAACCAGAAACAAAGTGGATAAAGTTCCAACTCCTCAATCAAATTCGGTACTCTATTCATTACTTTGCCCCTGAGACACTTTCCGTAACAATACTCCTACTTCACTGTCTTCCTGGTTTGATTGAATCAGAATCGATTGTCGGCGTTGCATAATGGAGGGAGGAAGTAGGATGAGTTCTAATGCAATGTCCAGAATGCCAATCTACTCATGTCCGTAAGAACGGAAAGAGAAGAGGTAAGCAAAATTACATTTGTGTTAGTT
Proteins encoded in this window:
- a CDS encoding Uma2 family endonuclease is translated as MIQALHRNFSFAEYLAYENGTDTSYELIYGELVAMAQPTGQHADIADLNDTYREYIKQRSLALSKQGTIAIQIPPVEGKIARIPDVCVVTAEQWQMKTRSAAIALTEPPPLLVVEIVSTNWRDDYLKKLADYEALGIPEYWIVDYLALGASRYIGTPKLPTISVYQLSEGEYQVWQFRGSERILSATFPELMLTAEQVFVGR
- a CDS encoding GNAT family N-acetyltransferase → MGRIAIETHRLILRELTLDDVEDLAQIYADPVVMKYYPKPITREETKYQIARMINGYQQRGWGLWATIHKADNKFIGRCGLIPQIVDGCPEVEIGYMLAKEYWGQGLATEAACATRDYGFKIGCDCAKRSAIGDRLISLIAPGNIASQKVAIKTGLYYEKDTIFLRRTVQVYAIALS